A single region of the Sorex araneus isolate mSorAra2 chromosome 7, mSorAra2.pri, whole genome shotgun sequence genome encodes:
- the LOC101546502 gene encoding tripartite motif-containing protein 75-like has product MELSSVLNTVQEDLICPICLSYLTDPVTTNCGHNFCDACIQVLWETRQTTLLCPVCRYPHEEKNHFRANPQMERLVDLVKYLHLSRTEETRQEEANMCETHNLALTLFCEDDQELVCLMCSFINPHKNHNVRSVEKAASYHREKLFLYIKALKKQITESKTLLSTVEKNLLELKEQIGKHRNRLTSDFDFLHLLVKRVQMATFSRLEEEDSDFQQKFKINVAEISDYISTVKSLREELAEKSVMSKGNILREVKSIKYRCARLESPSLWSIEFKKEGYSLPPLYSELQNIIQKFQEEVTLDPKTAHPSLCVSEDGKTVNYVRERSKDGGKLRESDDAVVLGSEGYSSGRHYWEVKVGNKTEWAVGVCSDTPSSNEQPPLLGQKRSWTIQLQDGNYLAGGSVPVLVSVKSKPQKIGIYLDYELGQISFYDARDRSHIHSLIETFSDVLKPYFWVGWDSKPLILCEVEIV; this is encoded by the coding sequence ATGGAGCTGTCATCAGTCCTGAACACAGTCCAGGAAGACCTCATCTGTCCCATCTGCCTGTCTTACCTGACTGACCCAGTCACCACCAACTGTGGGCACAATTTCTGTGATGCCTGCATCCAAGTGTTATGGGAGACTCGCCAAACCACATTACTTTGCCCTGTCTGCCGGTATCCACATGAGGAGAAGAATCATTTCCGTGCCAACCCTCAGATGGAAAGGCTGGTTGACCTGGTCAAGTACCTGCACCTCTCCAGGACTGAGGAGACAAGGCAGGAAGAAGCAAACATGTGTGAAACGCATAACTTGGCCCTGACATTATTCTGCGAAGATGATCAAGAGCTGGTGTGCCTCATGTGCAGCTTCATCAATCCCCACAAGAACCACAATGTGAGGTCCGTGGAGAAGGCTGCCTCCTATCATAGAGAAAAACTCTTCCTCTACATCAAGGCCCTGAAGAAGCAGATCACAGAAAGTAAGACATTATTATCCACCGTAGAAAAAAATCTGCTAGAACTGAAAGAGCAGATTGGAAAGCATAGAAATCGGTTAACCTCTGATTTTGACTTCCTGCATCTGCTTGTCAAACGCGTGCAAATGGCGACCTTCTCCAGATTGGAAGAAGAAGACAGTGATTttcaacagaaattcaaaatcaatGTTGCTGAAATTTCCGATTATATTTCCACCGTAAAAAGTCTACGGGAGGAGTTGGCAGAAAAGAGTGTGATGTCCAAGGGGAATATACTGAGAGAGGTCAAGAGTATCAAGTACAGGTGTGCAAGACTGGAGAGCCCATCTTTATGGTCCATCGAGTTCAAGAAGGAAGGCTATTCTCTTCCTCCACTGTACTCAGAACTGCAAAACATCATTCAGAAGTTCCAAGAAGAAGTGACTCTGGACCCCAAAACAGCACACCctagtctgtgtgtgtctgaagaTGGAAAGACTGTTAACTATGTGCGAGAAAGATCAAAAGATGGTGGGAAACTGAGAGAGTCCGATGATGCAGTGGTCCTGGGCTCTGAAGGATACAGTTCTGGCCGACATTACTGGGAGGTGAAGGTGGGTAACAAGACCGAGTGGGCCGTGGGGGTGTGCTCAGACACCCCTTCCAGCAATGAGCAGCCTCCCCTGTTGGGTCAGAAGAGATCTTGGACAATCCAGCTACAGGATGGCAACTACTTGGCTGGAGGCTCTGTACCTGTCCTTGTCTCTGTGAAGAGCAAACCCCAAAAGATTGGCATTTACCTGGACTATGAATTAGGCCAGATTTCCTTCTATGATGCTAGAGACAGGTCTCATATCCATTCTTTAATTGAGACATTTTCTGATGTACTAAAGCCTTATTTCTGGGTGGGTTGGGATTCTAAGCCTCTTATACTGTGTGAAGTAGAGATTGTATAG